One genomic window of Pungitius pungitius chromosome 11, fPunPun2.1, whole genome shotgun sequence includes the following:
- the LOC119197339 gene encoding nectin-3-like protein: MKTSSKALLTVLKMVFVSLISAQQVKVLPEVTGYLGHDVTLPCQFIPESEDAVVSQCQWELQTPEGMEIKIVVSNNIFGVNVSDSFLKDRVEIKEQSLIIHKVEMKDAGSYTCTISTFPSGSIKGSTQLHVQEEMPLSSGLVSAIVIAVIVLLVVIAAIVYWIFIRRCDPTARQRVSVDTGGAQVCVGRPSFIVRDESVVYSDVKLKRSRDSAVSHNEKQTADDVTYSEVSILRQQLK, encoded by the exons ATGAAAACATCCAGCAAAGCACTTCTCACAGTTCTGAAGATggtttttgtttcattgatatcag CACAACAAGTCAAAGTCCTGCCTGAAGTGACGGGATACCTCGGCCATGATGTCACCCTGCCGTGCCAATTCATCCCAGAGTCAGAAGACGCCGTTGTGTCTCAGTGTCAATGGGAGCTCCAAACACCAGAAGGAATGGAAATCAAAATTGTTGTTTCTAACAACATATTTGGAGTTAATGTTTCAGACTCGTTTCTGAAGGACAGAGTAGAGATTAAAGAACAATCTCTGATAATCCACAAAGTGGAAATGAAAGATGCAGGAAGTTACACCTGCACCATTTCAACCTTTCCTAGTGGTTCAATTAAAGGATCCACCCAGCTTCATGTTCAAG AAGAGATGCCGTTATCCTCAGGGTTGGTGTCTGCTATAGTGATTGCTGTCATTGTGCTGTTAGTGGTCATTGCAGCCATTGTTTATTGGATCTTCATCAGAAG ATGTGATCCTACGGCCAGGCAGCGCGTCTCCGTAG atACAGGTggtgcacaggtgtgtgtggggagacCATCCTTCATTGTAAGAGACGAG AGTGTGGTTTATTCTGACGTCAAGCTCAAACGGTCAAGAGATTCTGCAGTATCACACAATGAGAAGCAAACGGCCGATGATGTCACGTACTCCGAAGTCTCAATTTTGCGCCAGCAACTCAAATGA
- the LOC119198231 gene encoding carcinoembryonic antigen-related cell adhesion molecule 5-like yields the protein MFRSVACLALALSGWCVGEDVLPPGPLNGAVAGAVTFTTTLKPPQSVFLSVRWSFKDNNIITSTSTDIIDPKYANRISLDRATGTLELRNLVLEDTGEYTVTIIPDAGLPKQGKATLNVYALITEATIRSPAAVLIEGKSSTNLSCEALGSISTREWTKDDRPLLPSGRVTFSANNKTVFLQPVHSSTRGTYQCRVSNPVSTVTAARDLTVNYGPHNISIIGPSEAAPGQRVALQCTADSVPPANFSWMFNGNDTRVNNSVYTIERFEVQRIGNYTCTARNMVTMLENSTVLNLRASCSAPQWSYLLLLISAMIRSYIRIEVVVLLFFEFSTKAPAKQIDLFVTTMKTSSKALLTVLKMVFVSLISAQQVKVLPEVRGYLGQDVTLPCQFISGSKDTVVSHEWELQTPEGMEIQIAVSNIRLGVTVPDSFRKGRVEIKEQSLIIHKVEMKDAGSYTCTITTFPSGSFKGSTQLHVQDGSGGLSVGAIVRIVILCLATSSLAAGGGYYIYKKRINKNDTPRPESNVKESHRGAEWAEPNFPRTAVVCTTELEESVYENTYNVHDN from the exons ATGTTCAGGAGTGTTGCTTGTTTGGCGCTGGCTTTATCAG GTTGGTGTGTGGGTGAGGATGTCTTACCCCCGGGGCCTCTGAACGGCGCTGTGGCCGGCGCGGTGACGTTCACCACTACGCTCAAACCCCCTCAGAGTGTGTTCCTCTCAGTCCGCTGGAGCTTCAAAGACAACAACATCATCACCTCCACCAGCACTGATATCATTGATCCCAAGTACGCCAACCGGATCTCCTTGGACCGCGCCACGGGGACCCTGGAGCTCAGGAACCTGGTGCTGGAGGACACCGGGGAGTACACCGTCACCATCATACCGGACGCGGGGCTCCCCAAACAGGGGAAGGCCACACTGAATGTGTATG CGCTGATAACTGAAGCCACCATCCGCAGCCCCGCAGCCGTCTTGATAGAAGGCAAAAGCTCCACCAACCTCAGCTGCGAGGCCCTCGGCTCCATCAGCACCAGAGAGTGGACGAAGGACGACCGGCCGCTCCTCCCGAGTGGGAGGGTGACCTTCTCCGCGAACAACAAGACGGTGTTCCTGCAGCCGGTTCACAGCTCCACCCGCGGCACCTACCAGTGTCGAGTCAGCAACCCGGTCAGCACCGTGACGGCGGCCCGAGATCTCACTGTCAACT ATGGTCCACATAACATATCGATTATTGGACCGTCAGAAGCAGCACCGGGCCAGAGAGTCGCACTGCAGTGCACAGCAGACTCCGTCCCACCAGCCAACTTCAGCTGGATGTTCAACGGCAACGACACGCGTGTAAATAACTCTGTGTACACCATAGAGCGGTTTGAGGTACAACGCATAGGGAATTACACCTGCACTGCCAGAAATATGGTGACTATGCTGGAAAACTCCACAGTTCTGAACCTGAGAG CATCCTGCAGTGCTCCCCAGTGGTCGTATTTATTGCTTCTCATCAGCGCAATGATTAGGAGTTA TATCCGTATTGAGGTTGTGGTTTTGCTGT TCTTTGAGTTTTCCACTAAAGCCCCGGCAAAGCAGATCGACCTCTTCGTAACA ACAATGAAAACATCCAGCAAAGCACTTCTCACAGTTCTGAAGATggtttttgtttcattgatatcag CACAACAAGTCAAAGTCCTGCCTGAAGTGAGGGGATACCTCGGCCAAGATGTCACCCTGCCGTGCCAATTCATCTCAGGGTCAAAAGACACCGTTGTGTCTCATGAATGGGAGCTCCAAACACCAGAAGGAATGGAAATCCAAATTGCTGTTTCTAACATCAGATTAGGAGTTACTGTTCCAGACTCGTTTCGGAAGGGGAGAGTAGAGATTAAAGAACAATCTCTGATAATCCACAAAGTGGAAATGAAAGATGCAGGAAGTTACACCTGCACCATTACAACCTTTCCTAGTGGTTCATTTAAAGGATCCACCCAGCTTCATGTTCAAG ATGGCTCTGGAGGTCTTTCGGTTGGGGCCATTGTTAGAATAGTTATCCTTTGTTTAGCAACTTCTTCTCTAGCAGCGGGTGGCGGCTACTATATTTATAAGAAAAG AATCAACAAGAACGATACGCCCCGTCCAGAAAGTAACG tTAAAGAGTCACACCGGGgagctgagtgggcggagccaaattttcccagaacgGCTGTTGTTTGTACGACAG AACTAGAGGAATCTGTGTACGAGAACACATACAACGTACATGAcaactga